The Acidimicrobiia bacterium nucleotide sequence GCCGCGCCAGGGCGTCGGCGGCGTCCTCAGCCAGCCACGGCCTGCCCTCACCGTCGCCGACACGGGCCGTGAGCACCTCCAGCGGTGCGCGCAGGTAGACGACGAACGCCTCCTGCTGCATCCGCTCCCTGGCGTCGGCGTTCTCGATCACACCCGCGGCCACGCCCGCCACGACCGGCGGAGCGATCGCCAGGGCTTCGTCGAGCGCCGCATCCTCGGCCCGACGCAGGGTCGTCTCGTCGGCCTCGCCGAGCACCTCCGGTGTGGGCTTTCCGGTGGCACGCTGGACCAACTCGTCGTTGTCGAGGTAGCGCCAGCCTGTCCGCGCCGAAACAGCGCGCCCTACAGTCGTCTTGCCGGCACCCATCATCCCGACCAACAGAATCCGGGGCGGCGACGTCACCCCTCGGCGCCCATCGGCTCAGACGCTGCGTCCGAGAAAAGCGGCGAGTTGGTCGGCCGTGGTCGCGCCGTCGGGTGCGGTCTGTTCCGGACCGAACGGAGCATCGGGGTCGGGCCCGCGCCAGTTGTCGTCGAGGTTCTCCCGGGACACGTCGAGGAGCATCTGCGCGAGCTCCGGCTCCAGGTCGGTCCCCTGGCCGGTCGCCTTGGCCAGGTCCCATCCGTGTACGAACGCGTCGGTCGTGGCGAGGCCGTAGAACGCCGAGCCCGGCATCGTGCCGAAGGGCAGCGTGAGCATCTTGTCGCCGGCGTCGGGCTTGCCGAACGCCGCGATCGCGCTCTCGACGCCCTGGTCGAACGCAGCGAGGTAGTCGCCGGCGGCGAAGTCGGGCAGGTCGGACCCGTCGTCGTCGGAACCGCCGGACTCCACGGTGCTGCCGAACCACATCGCGCCACCCACGATGTGGTTGACCAGCTCGTTGACCTTCCACGACTGGCACGGCGTCGATGCGTCCATCTGATCGGGTGAGACGTTCGCGAGA carries:
- a CDS encoding shikimate kinase, which encodes MTSPPRILLVGMMGAGKTTVGRAVSARTGWRYLDNDELVQRATGKPTPEVLGEADETTLRRAEDAALDEALAIAPPVVAGVAAGVIENADARERMQQEAFVVYLRAPLEVLTARVGDGEGRPWLAEDAADALARLFDGRGPLYEEVADLVLDVADATPADLAAQVVEAVGR
- a CDS encoding TIGR03086 family metal-binding protein encodes the protein METKELEQAFASTRGVLANVSPDQMDASTPCQSWKVNELVNHIVGGAMWFGSTVESGGSDDDGSDLPDFAAGDYLAAFDQGVESAIAAFGKPDAGDKMLTLPFGTMPGSAFYGLATTDAFVHGWDLAKATGQGTDLEPELAQMLLDVSRENLDDNWRGPDPDAPFGPEQTAPDGATTADQLAAFLGRSV